In the genome of Hyphomicrobium sp. ghe19, the window CCGAGGCGAGATGGTGCGCTGCGTCCGCGTCGTCGACATCGAAGGCGACGGACGGGATTTCGAATACTTCGCTCCACCACGAGATCAGGTCGAGTTGGCGCTCGGCGGCGCGCTCGCGATCTTCGACATGGGGCGGAACGCCGAATGCAACGTAATCGGCGCCCGCTTCGGCTATTTCCATCGCATCGTGGCGGCTGCGTCCGGCATCCACGCCGATGATCGTTCCGGCTGGTGCCGATTGCTTCAACGTTTTGAACTGACGGACGATATCGCGCGACCACGGCAGGTGAATGCCGTCGGCGTTGAACTTCGTGGCGTCCTCCAGGCTTGAAGGAACGATGGCCGCGATGTTCCTCTTCTGAGCCTCCGCAACGAGCTTGCGGGCCAGTGCTTCGTCCACAGACGTTCCATCAGCAGAGCGGATAAGTACGCTCGCGATTGTGGCGGCGGCCGACGCCGCGGCGAGCAGGCTCAACGCGTGCGCTGCGGGAGATCCCGCGTCGATCTCGAAGTCAAGGTAGAGGCTGGTGGCGCTCGACAAGCGAAAGGCTCCGGTTCAGGCCCGCTCTTCAAAGCCGATTGCGGCGGAAACAAGAAGCGGGCGGCTTTCAACGTGGATCGGCAAGGTGGTTTGCCAACGTGGTTTGGCGCACTGGGTTGCAGTAATCGGCGCTATACTCAAGACGATTCGAGTTTTCTCAGTCACAGACGGGTTTTTTCGCCGGAATCCGGGGCTTTGGCAGTTTACCAGTTTGGGGGAACGGGCCAATGTCGCCCCATCTCTGAGTTTCGGCGTTTTTCCGCCAACTTGAGGGCTCACGTAGTGTCGGCAACGCTGGCATCGCCGCGCCTCTCGCCTATCGGAGCCACACGGGGAATGATCAAATTTTCTCTTCGCCTTCTGGGCGTCAGCTTGCTGGGGATCGGTGCAATCGGCGTCAATTCGGCTGCAATGGCCGAGCCCCCTGTTCAAATTTCATCAGAGAGCGGAACGACGACGTATTTTCCGCCGTCGAACACAACGACTGGCGCTATTCCCGCTTCGGATGCTGCGAAGGATGCGGCTGCAGCCGCTGCTACAACACCTGAAACGCCGGCGATTCCGTCTTCGACACCAACTCCGACGCCTTCGGCGACAGCTGCGGTAACGCCGCCGACTGAAACACCTGCGCCCGCTGCGCCGAGCGTATCCGCTCCGCCTCCGCCGGATGCAGCTCCCGCTGCCGCGACTCCCGCGGCTACTCCGGCGCCCGCCGCCGTTGAGCCGGCTGCCGCGCCGGGGGATAGCGCCGCCCAACCGAAGACCGAACCGATCCCCGCTGTTGCGGCTCCGGTCGCGCCGCCCGTGAACCCCATCGTGGAGGCTGCGCGAGCGAAGCTCGGCGACAAAGCACTCTCGGGCCGGGAAAATGTCGCCGCCGACGTTGCTGCCGCGCGCGACTTCTACAATTCGCGCACCGAACCGCTTTGGGTGAACGACAGCGGCTTCACGCATAAGGCCAAGGCCGTCATTTCCACGCTCCGGACCGCCGACGATTGGGGACTCGAGCCTTCCGATTTCGTCGTGGCGAACATCGCAAGCGGCGCCAATGCGGAAGCGCTGGGCGCCGCCGATGCGCAGTTGACGCTTGCCGCTCTGAAATATGCTCGCTTCGCGCGCGGAGGCCGTCTCGATCCCGTGGCACTGAGCAACATTCTCGACATGAAGCCGCCGGTGAAGGACGCGAAGACCGTCATCAGCGAATTGTCGAACGTTGCGGAGCCTGACGCTTATCTGCGCGGATTGAATCCGAAGCACGCCGGCTTCGAGCGCCTACGTCAGGCGCTTCTGAAAGCGCGCGGGCCGAATCAGGAAGAAGAAGCTGTCGATCCGGCGTTGCTGATCAAGCTGCCGCAAGGCAAGCAGCTGAAGCCTGGCGCGGAAGACGATCAGATTTCGCTCTTGCGTCAGCGCTTGAAGATGCCTGCTGCAAATCCAGCCGACGAGCGCGTCTATGACGACGAACTTGCCGATGCCGTGCGCGGCATCCAGCGGGACAACGGTCTCAAGGTCAACGGTATTTTGAGCAACCGCGTGCGCTCGGCTTTGAACCAGGCGGGCGAGCCGAAGCGAGCCGATCCCAAGCAGAACGTCGATCGGCTGATCGCCAATATGGAACGTTGGCGTTGGTTGCCGGTGGACCTCGGGCAGCTCTACGTGATGAACAACATTCCCGAGTTCACGAGCGAAATCTGGAAGGGTAACCACCTCGAACTCAAACAGAAGATGATCGTTGGCCAGCCTTCCTGGCCGACGCCTGTGCTCGCTGCGAACATGCAGTTCGTGATTTTCAAGCCGAGCTGGGGCATGCCTGACGGCATCAAGTCCAAGGAGCTTCTGCCGCGCCTCAGAAGTGCGTCGGGTTCCGGCACCGGTATCGGTTTCTTCGATCAGCTGTTCGGCGGTGGCGGAAGCGGCGGCGCGCGCGTGCTCGAAGCCTACAAGCTGCAGGTCTACTACAACGGCCGGCCGGTCGATCCGGACTCGGTCAATTGGAGCACTGCGGATATCCGCCAGTACAGCTTCACGCAGCCACCTGGCGCAGATAATCCACTTGGCCTCGTGAAATTCCGGTTCCCGAACCGGCACGACGTTTACATGCACGATACGCCCGAGCGCGGCCTGTTCGCTCAAACCAACCGTGCCTTGAGCCATGGCTGCATGCGCGTCGAGGAGCCACGGCGCACGGCTGAGGTTCTTCTTGCCGAAGACAAGGGTTATTCGCCTGAAAAAGTCGGCCAGCTCTGGGACAGCGGCGCGAGCGTTACGCTTTCAAAAGAGGTGCCGGTCTATCTGGTCTATTTCACGGCTCGCGTTGATGACGAGGGGCGTCTCCTGAACTACGCGGACCTCTACGGTCATGACGGGCGGATCATGTCGGCGCTGCGCGGGCGTCCGGTTCGCTATACGGCGCCCGAGGCCTTCGATCCGGCTGAAACGAGCGCGCGCGGTGGCGTTCCGACCGCGTCCAACGATGCGGGTGGCGCAACCGTCGCTGGGGGCGATGCGGGTTCCGACAGCATGATGGACGCTCCGCCGCCTTCGAAGAAGAACCAGAACCAGAAGAAGAGCGCGTCTGCGAAGCAGAAGCCGCAAGGCAAGAGCACCGGCGGCACCATTCAGGATGCGCTTTCGAACATCTTCCTGAACTAAGCGGGCTGCGACCGAGACACAAAAAAAAGCGGATCAAACGATCCGCTTTTTTTGTTTTCGATGACGGCGAACTTTCCGCGCCTCGCGATCAGGCAGCCTTCTCGAGCGTCTCGTTCCATTTGCCGAGGGCGGCAAGGCTGTTCATCTTCGCGCGATGCGTGAACGCGCGCTGGCCGGCTGCAACGTTTTCCGGCTTGCCGCCCCATGCCTGGATCGCTGCCGCTTGCAGCGCCCGGCCGTAGGAGAACGTCAGCGGCCAGGGCAGCGGACCCGAAGCATTCATGAGCGACAGGTGCTTGGTCGCGGCTTCGTCGGACTGGCCGCCCGAGAGGAATGCAATTCCCGGAACGGCCGACGGCACCGTCTCCTTCAGGCACTTGATCGTCTTCTCGGCAACCTCGGCAGGGCTCGCCTGCTTCGCCGATTTCTGCCCGGCGATGACCATGTTCGGCTTCAACACGATGCCTTCGAGTTTGACGCGCGCGTCGTAAAGCTCGCGGAACACCGTGCGAAGCGTCCATTCCGTCACGCGATAGCATTCGTCGATGTCGTGACCCGAATGCGGGCCGTCCATCAGCACTTCAGGTTCGACAATCGGAACGATGCCGGCTTCCTGGGCGAGGGCTGCGTAACGGGCGAGTGCGTGCGCATTGGCCTTGACGCAGTTCCAGCTCGGCAAGCCATCGGCGATGGTGATCACGCCGCGCCACTTCGCGAAGCGGGCGCCGAGCTTGTGGTATTCAGCAAAGCGTTCGCGCAGGCCGTCGAGGCCTTCGGTGATCGTCTCGATCTTCGAGGTCGGGCCGGCGAGGGGCTTCGCGCCAACGTCGACCTTGATGCCCGGAATGGAACCCGCCGCCTTCATGATGTCGACGAGCGGTGTACCGTCCTTTGCCTTCTGCCGGATCGTCTCGTCATAAAGAATGACGCCGGAAACGTAATTCTTCATGCCCTCCGTCGCCCGGAACAGCATCTCGCGATAATCGCGGCGGCTGTCTTCGGTCGAGGCGAGTTTGATCGTGTCGAAGCGCTTCTTGATGGTGCTCGTGCTTTCGTCGGCAGCGAGAATGCCTTTTCCAGGCGCAACCAGAGCGCGGGCGATATCTTCAAGTCTGTCGCTCATATTTGCCTCCGTGGGCCGCTTTCAATTTCACTACTCATGAAAACGGGCGCCGTTCGTTTGGCGCCCGTCAGAATTCGATTAGATGAGCTTCGCCATCGCAACGGCCGTATCGGCCATGCGGTTCGAGAAGCCCCATTCGTTATCGTACCACGTGACGACGCGTACGAAGTTCCCGTCGATCACCTTGGTTTGATCGAGCGCCACCGTCGAGGAGGCCGGGTCGTGATTGAGGTCCATCGAGACAAGCTTGTCGCTCGTGATCGCCAGGATGCCAGCTAGGCGGTTCGACTGCGACGCTTCGATGAGGGCGTTGTTCACTTCCTCGGCCGTCGTGTTGCGCTTGGCGACGAACTTGAAGTCGACCAGCGAAACGTTCGGCGTCGGCACGCGCATGGATGCGCCGTCGAGCTTACCGTTCAGCTCGGGGATGACGAGGCCGACAGCTTTGGCGGCGCCGGTCGTCGTCGGGATGATGTTCAACGCTGCAGCGCGGCCGCGGTAGAGGTCCTTGTGCAGGGTGTCGAGCGTCGGCTGGTCGCCGGTGTAGGAATGGATCGTCGTCATGAAGCCGTGCTGAAGACCGATCGCGTTGTGGAGCACGTGAACGACCGGCGCGAGGCAGTTCGTCGTGCACGATGCGTTCGAGACGATCAGATGGTCCTTCGTCAGCTTGTCGTCGTTGACGCCGTAGACGACTGTCAGATCGGCATTGTCGGCAGGAGCTGAAACGAGCACGCGCTTGGCGCCCGCGTCGAGGTGCGCCTTGGCCTTGTCCTTCGACGTGAAGATGCCCGTGCACTCGAACGCGATGTCGACGCCGAGGGCTTTGTGGGGAAGCTCAGCCGGATTCTTGATCGCGGTAACCTTGATCGGTCCGCTGCCCGCATCGATCGTGTCGCCGGAGACTTTCACTGCTTTCGGAAAACGCCCATGCACGCTGTCATAACGCAGCAGATGCGCGTTCGTTTCGACGGGGCCGAGATCATTGATGGCGACGACTTCGATATCCGTACGTCCACTCTCGATGATTGCGCGCAGCACGTTACGACCGATGCGGCCGAAACCGTTGATCGCCACCTTCACAGCCATTCTCGGGGGTCCTCCGGGGTAAGATTTTATGCTGGGTTTGATGAGATGTAGGTCTCATCACCGTTATCGCCAGTAATTGCGGGTCTTTAACGTCACTTATTGGGCCGCTGTCAATCATTCAGCTCCGTTGACGGGACGTCCGCTCCTGCAAATCTTTACGTTCAACGGGGTACAACACGGTCTCGTTTATTGACTGCATTTACCTTCGCCACGTAACGTAGACGGCAAGCATAGGTGATCGATGCGTCAATCGTGTCGTCCGAAAGGGCGATTAGAGGCCATGACTGAACGCAACACCGTTAAGATGAAGCGCGCGGACGACGTCAAGCCGGCCCGCAAACCGGCTGGCGACGTCGAGTTGCGGTCGGAGAACGCGCGCCTTAGGGCCGAACTCGCGACCGCGCAGCAACGGATCGCGGAGCTCGAGCAGCGGACAGCTGATGCGCTGAACCGGATTGATTGGGTTCTCGATTCGCTTCATAGTCTACACGAGAGCGGTTGACTGTGAGCGTCGTTCAAGGGGAGAGCGGCGGAGCTGCCGGATAGAATGGCCGAAGTCCCGTTCACCTTCAATCAACGCACCTATCGCTTCCAGTGCGAAGAACATGACGCTGCGCGTCTCACCGATATCGTTGATTATTTGAGTTCGAAGCTCGATGCGATCGTGCGCGAGCACGGGGCCATCGGCGATGAGCGATTAATCTTGATGGCCGCATTGATGGTCACCGACGAGCTGTTCGACGCCCGGGCGGATGTCGACGAACTGCTCGAAGGCAGCTCGCCGGCTGCCAGATCGGCCGCCATTCGCTCAATCCGGGACGAAACCGGCGATGAGGCGGATGAGGACCACGAGGACGAAGATCTCGAGCCCGTCCGGCGTCGCGCCAAAGGCTAGGTGGCCTCGGTACGCCCTCAGTCGCAGCCGGAATCGACAGCCATCCCGGCGGTAACCCTGGATTTTTCCTGCCACCTCACTTAAATCAGATGCGCTGCGGGGCTCGTCAGGGACAAATGACCCGGGGGCCTATAAGATCCGCACGGGTGCTGTCCCTGTCCGGAGCCGTGGCTTCGGACATATGGTGCCCACCTACGCTCGTAGGGACCACGCGGGATCATGTTCCCAACGGCCTTCGCGGCACTTTAATTCAACGAATATCGGGAAACGGAAAGCGCGTTTGACTGCGAAAGTTATGCCAGACGCCAAGAAAGAGCTGCGGGCCGAAGCGCTTGTTCGGCGTCAAGCGGCCTTTGAGCGTCACGGAGCGGAGGCTAGTCGCAAGATTGCGGCTCAGGGCCTCGATTTTCTTGGGATCAAGGCCGATACGGTCGTCTCGGGTTTTGCCGCTATCCGCGACGAGATCAATCCAGGGCCGCTGATGGCGTGGCTGCAGGCCGAAGGGTTTCGGCTGGCGCTCCCGGTCATGCAAGGCCGGGGGAAGCCGCTGCTGATGCGATCGTGGTCGCCAGGAGACGCCATGGCGCCGGCTGCCTGGGGGATTGCGGAGCCGCTCGAGGACAAGCCGGCCGTCGACCCGGACGTCGTTCTGGTGCCGCTCCTGGCATTCGACGGACGGGGCTACCGGCTCGGCTATGGCGGCGGTTTCTACGACCGGACGCTCAAGCGCTTGAGGGCGTTAAAACCCATCGTTGCCGTCGGCATCGCCTACGACGAACAAAGGGTCGACGCGGTCCCGGTCGAAAGCTATGACGAGAAACTCGATTGGGTTCTGACGCCCTCAGGCCCGCAACGTTGCCTCGATCCTTGATCCGGAATCCTTGATGCGTCTTTTGTTTCTCGGCGATATCGTCGGTCGCCCGGGCCGAACGGTGGTTTGCGATGCATTGCCGGGCCTCATCAAGCGCTATGGGCTGGATTTCGTCGTGATCAACGGCGAAAACGCGGCAGGCGGTTTCGGAATTACCGAGGCGATCCTCAACGATCTCATCGATGCCGGTGCCGATTGCGTGACGCTCGGCAATCATTCGTTCGATCAGAAGGACGCGCTGGTCTTCATCGAACGTCACGACCGGCTGATCCGTCCTCTCAATTATCCCAAGGGAACGCCGGGCAAGGGGGCGACCTTGCTCAAGGCGAAGAGCGGGGCCGATGTCCTCGTCGTGAACGCCATGGGCCGTGTTTTCATGACCGAGCTCGATTGCCCGTTCCGCGCCGTCGATAATGAGATTTCCGCGTGCGCATTGAAGCATGGCGCGGACGCGATCCTGATCGATTTCCACGCCGAAGCGACGAGCGAGAAGCAAGCGATGGGGCTCTTCCTCGACGGTCGCGTCAGTGTCGTCGTCGGGACGCACACGCACACGCCGACGGCGGACGCCCGCATTCTTTCGAGCGGCACGGCCTATATGTCGGATGCGGGGATGTGCGGCGACTACAACTCGGTGCTCGGCATGGACCCCGAGGAACCGATCAACCGGTTTTTGACCCGCATTCCGCGCGGCCGATACGAGCCGGCGGTCGGACCCGGAACGATTTCGGGATTTGCCGTCGATATCGACGACAAAACGGGTTTGGCCGTGAACGCCGGGCCTTTGCGGCTCGGGCCACACCTCGAGCCAGCCGTTCCGGCGTTCTGGTCAGGCACCTGAAGGCCAGCTCGCCGCCGATGTCTTGACCGGGGCGCGGCCGTTGCGCAAAAGACGGACTTAAGTTCAGCGCATATTTCCAAGTCAAGCGAGCACGAGCATGGCCGGCCATTCGCAATACAAAAATATCATGCACCGCAAGGGCAAGCAGGACGCCATGCGTTCGAAGCTCTTTGCGAAGTTCGCGCGCGAGATCACGGTCGCTGCGAAATCCGGAACGCCCGACCCGAGCATGAACCCCAGGCTTCGCCTCGCGATCCAGGAAGCGCGGGCCGAAAATATGCCGAAAGACAACATCGAGCGCGCCATCAAGAAGGCGCAGGGCAGCGATCTCGCGAACTACGAGGCGGTGCGGTACGAGGGCTATGCTCCGGGCGGTGTCGCCGTGATCGTCGAAGCATTGACCGACAATCGCAATCGCACCGGCGGCGTCGTCAGAAGCGTGTTCACGAAATTCAACGGCAACCTCGGCGCGACGGGCGCCGTGGGGCACATGTTCAATCATATCGGCGAGATCACGTACAAGGCTGCCGCGGGATCGGCCGAAGCCATTCTCGAAGCCGCGATCGATGCCGGCGCGGACGACGTGCAGTCGGATGCGAATGGGCACGTCATCGCCTGCGGGTTCGACTCGTTGGGCACGGTCGCCGCGGAACTCGAGAAGAAGCTCGGCGAACCAGAAAGCGTGAAGGCAGTGTGGAAGCCGAACCTCACGACCCCGGTCGATGAGAACGGCGCGCAGACCATCATGAAAATGCTGGCAGCTCTCGAGGACGACGACGACGTTCAGAACGTTTTCGCCAACTTCGAGATACCGGACGACGTCATGAAGAAGCTGACGGCGGCTTGACCGACGCGATTGTCCGCAGCTGCTATTCTCCCGGATAGAATATTCCGAACACGGCATAGACAAGTCCGGTGATGAGCATCAACAGCCCGACGATTCCTGCGAGCTGAGCCATTGCGTTCCGAAAATTCGCGGACGCGCGCTTCTTCGCCGGGCTTTGCGCGCCCGCCGGGACCTTCGCTGCGGGATTTTTCAAAAGTTTGTTAATAGCGGCTTCAGTCGTGGCGGCGGCGAT includes:
- a CDS encoding thiamine phosphate synthase, giving the protein MSSATSLYLDFEIDAGSPAAHALSLLAAASAAATIASVLIRSADGTSVDEALARKLVAEAQKRNIAAIVPSSLEDATKFNADGIHLPWSRDIVRQFKTLKQSAPAGTIIGVDAGRSRHDAMEIAEAGADYVAFGVPPHVEDRERAAERQLDLISWWSEVFEIPSVAFDVDDADAAHHLASAGADFVSVRLGSQDTEAAAVARIREFSEAIRTPEPAK
- a CDS encoding murein L,D-transpeptidase, with product MIKFSLRLLGVSLLGIGAIGVNSAAMAEPPVQISSESGTTTYFPPSNTTTGAIPASDAAKDAAAAAATTPETPAIPSSTPTPTPSATAAVTPPTETPAPAAPSVSAPPPPDAAPAAATPAATPAPAAVEPAAAPGDSAAQPKTEPIPAVAAPVAPPVNPIVEAARAKLGDKALSGRENVAADVAAARDFYNSRTEPLWVNDSGFTHKAKAVISTLRTADDWGLEPSDFVVANIASGANAEALGAADAQLTLAALKYARFARGGRLDPVALSNILDMKPPVKDAKTVISELSNVAEPDAYLRGLNPKHAGFERLRQALLKARGPNQEEEAVDPALLIKLPQGKQLKPGAEDDQISLLRQRLKMPAANPADERVYDDELADAVRGIQRDNGLKVNGILSNRVRSALNQAGEPKRADPKQNVDRLIANMERWRWLPVDLGQLYVMNNIPEFTSEIWKGNHLELKQKMIVGQPSWPTPVLAANMQFVIFKPSWGMPDGIKSKELLPRLRSASGSGTGIGFFDQLFGGGGSGGARVLEAYKLQVYYNGRPVDPDSVNWSTADIRQYSFTQPPGADNPLGLVKFRFPNRHDVYMHDTPERGLFAQTNRALSHGCMRVEEPRRTAEVLLAEDKGYSPEKVGQLWDSGASVTLSKEVPVYLVYFTARVDDEGRLLNYADLYGHDGRIMSALRGRPVRYTAPEAFDPAETSARGGVPTASNDAGGATVAGGDAGSDSMMDAPPPSKKNQNQKKSASAKQKPQGKSTGGTIQDALSNIFLN
- a CDS encoding class I fructose-bisphosphate aldolase, with the translated sequence MSDRLEDIARALVAPGKGILAADESTSTIKKRFDTIKLASTEDSRRDYREMLFRATEGMKNYVSGVILYDETIRQKAKDGTPLVDIMKAAGSIPGIKVDVGAKPLAGPTSKIETITEGLDGLRERFAEYHKLGARFAKWRGVITIADGLPSWNCVKANAHALARYAALAQEAGIVPIVEPEVLMDGPHSGHDIDECYRVTEWTLRTVFRELYDARVKLEGIVLKPNMVIAGQKSAKQASPAEVAEKTIKCLKETVPSAVPGIAFLSGGQSDEAATKHLSLMNASGPLPWPLTFSYGRALQAAAIQAWGGKPENVAAGQRAFTHRAKMNSLAALGKWNETLEKAA
- the gap gene encoding type I glyceraldehyde-3-phosphate dehydrogenase, with the protein product MAVKVAINGFGRIGRNVLRAIIESGRTDIEVVAINDLGPVETNAHLLRYDSVHGRFPKAVKVSGDTIDAGSGPIKVTAIKNPAELPHKALGVDIAFECTGIFTSKDKAKAHLDAGAKRVLVSAPADNADLTVVYGVNDDKLTKDHLIVSNASCTTNCLAPVVHVLHNAIGLQHGFMTTIHSYTGDQPTLDTLHKDLYRGRAAALNIIPTTTGAAKAVGLVIPELNGKLDGASMRVPTPNVSLVDFKFVAKRNTTAEEVNNALIEASQSNRLAGILAITSDKLVSMDLNHDPASSTVALDQTKVIDGNFVRVVTWYDNEWGFSNRMADTAVAMAKLI
- a CDS encoding cell division protein ZapA → MAEVPFTFNQRTYRFQCEEHDAARLTDIVDYLSSKLDAIVREHGAIGDERLILMAALMVTDELFDARADVDELLEGSSPAARSAAIRSIRDETGDEADEDHEDEDLEPVRRRAKG
- a CDS encoding 5-formyltetrahydrofolate cyclo-ligase is translated as MTAKVMPDAKKELRAEALVRRQAAFERHGAEASRKIAAQGLDFLGIKADTVVSGFAAIRDEINPGPLMAWLQAEGFRLALPVMQGRGKPLLMRSWSPGDAMAPAAWGIAEPLEDKPAVDPDVVLVPLLAFDGRGYRLGYGGGFYDRTLKRLRALKPIVAVGIAYDEQRVDAVPVESYDEKLDWVLTPSGPQRCLDP
- a CDS encoding TIGR00282 family metallophosphoesterase, which translates into the protein MRLLFLGDIVGRPGRTVVCDALPGLIKRYGLDFVVINGENAAGGFGITEAILNDLIDAGADCVTLGNHSFDQKDALVFIERHDRLIRPLNYPKGTPGKGATLLKAKSGADVLVVNAMGRVFMTELDCPFRAVDNEISACALKHGADAILIDFHAEATSEKQAMGLFLDGRVSVVVGTHTHTPTADARILSSGTAYMSDAGMCGDYNSVLGMDPEEPINRFLTRIPRGRYEPAVGPGTISGFAVDIDDKTGLAVNAGPLRLGPHLEPAVPAFWSGT
- a CDS encoding YebC/PmpR family DNA-binding transcriptional regulator, which codes for MAGHSQYKNIMHRKGKQDAMRSKLFAKFAREITVAAKSGTPDPSMNPRLRLAIQEARAENMPKDNIERAIKKAQGSDLANYEAVRYEGYAPGGVAVIVEALTDNRNRTGGVVRSVFTKFNGNLGATGAVGHMFNHIGEITYKAAAGSAEAILEAAIDAGADDVQSDANGHVIACGFDSLGTVAAELEKKLGEPESVKAVWKPNLTTPVDENGAQTIMKMLAALEDDDDVQNVFANFEIPDDVMKKLTAA